CTCTCCCGGCACAAACACGTCATCCTCCTCGCCGGCCCTCGAGGGCCAGAACAGCAGATCCTCGCGGAGCCACCCGTGCGCGTCCACCAGACGGTCCGCCGGTCTGCGCGTGCCCATTGTGCCCACGCCGAGAAAGATGTCCTCAGCAGTTCGCTCGGGGGTGGTGAGCGCCATGCCGGCAGCCTGCATCTGCTCAAGCGGATTCAGCGGCACCTTATGCACCTGCCAGAGCACAGGCTCCCTCAGGTTGGGCCTCGGGGTCGCGTCAGGGGCGATGATATGGATCCGCTGAGGCGCGGGCCGTCCCAGGTGCACCCATGCCGCCGTCTCGCCGCAGAGCACTGCCGCGGAGCGAATCTGCGCGCCTAAGAGCGCTCGGGCAGCGCGTGCCCGGGTGCCGCGGGTGCCGGACTCAGCAGCGGGGGCGAAGACGTCGCCCAGCACCGGCCGGAGTGCGCCCTCCGAGGCGAGCGACTGCAGCTCAGCGGCAGTGAAGGGGGAACCGGGACGGTAGAGCCGGCCGCGTACGGCCTGTGCAGTGTGCATGGCGTCAGCATTCCGTCCGAAGAGGGACTCCGCAACGGGGGTCAGCCGTTCCTGTGGAAAACTTCCAGGGCGTGGGTGAGAATCTCCACCGCGGCTGCTTGGTCGATGCTGTCCCGCTGGTTCCTGGCCTCGATGCCGGCCTCACGCATCTTGCCCTGTGCGCTGACCGTGGAGAGCCGCTCATCCACCAACTGCACCTGAATTGCGAGCTCCGCCTCGGCCAGCGCTCGTTCGAGCTCTGCCGCGTAGTCCCGAGCCTTCTGCGTCGAGGGCGTCTCAGCCCCTGAGAGCGAGAGGGGCAGGCCCACGTAGACGATACGAGCGTCCCGGTCCCGGGCTATCTTCACCAGCATCCGGATGTCGGAGCTTCTCTTCGCGTCCCGACGCAAAGTCATCACGGGTGTGGCGACCAGTGCGTCAGGGTCGGTGGCGGCCAAGCCGACGCGAGAGTCGCCCACATCCACCGCAAGATGGACTCCCGGCCGGCTGCTGCCGCCCATCAGCCGCGGGCGCGGACGGCGCCGACGACGGCCTCGAGGGCTGCCGGGATCTGGGAGGGGTCCTGGCCTCCGCCTTGGGCGAGGTCAGGCTTTCCGCCTCCGCCTCCGCCGAGGATCCCGCAGGCGGTCTTCACGAGGTCGCCTGCCTTCAGTCCCTCCTCACGGGCGGCCTCAGTGGTTCCGATGACGATGACGGGACGGCCCTTGGACTCTCCGGCAGCCGCCACGACGGCGGCCCGGGAGCCGAAGCGCTGGCGCAGGTCCATCACCAGCTGGCGC
The sequence above is drawn from the Nesterenkonia populi genome and encodes:
- the ruvX gene encoding Holliday junction resolvase RuvX — its product is MGGSSRPGVHLAVDVGDSRVGLAATDPDALVATPVMTLRRDAKRSSDIRMLVKIARDRDARIVYVGLPLSLSGAETPSTQKARDYAAELERALAEAELAIQVQLVDERLSTVSAQGKMREAGIEARNQRDSIDQAAAVEILTHALEVFHRNG